The following proteins come from a genomic window of Sorghum bicolor cultivar BTx623 chromosome 3, Sorghum_bicolor_NCBIv3, whole genome shotgun sequence:
- the LOC110433673 gene encoding uncharacterized protein LOC110433673, translated as MAGRGGGGSKSSSLYAVLGVASDCSDADLRNTYRKLAMKWHPDKCAGSSVGSTNVGKARFRKIQGAYAGRYSDASYVFSGDYYQEAGAFFNRIDNTLLAIQERQTQHGRLLEQQQKWNQDHAAAGQDIRGDTTTMNDNITTMMRF; from the exons ATGGCTGGacgcggaggaggaggcagcAAGAGCAGCAGCCTGTACGCGGTGCTGGGCGTGGCTAGCGACTGCTCTGATGCCGACCTGCGCAACACCTACCGCAAGCTCGCCATG AAATGGCACCCAGACAAGTGCGCTGGGAGCTCCGTCGGCAGCACGAACGTGGGCAAGGCCAGGTTTCGGAAGATCCAGGGAGCCTACGCCG gacgttactccgacgcctcctatgtTTTCTCTggggactactaccaagaggctggCGCCTTCTTCAACCGcatcgacaacaccctcctcgccaTACAAGAAAGGCAAACACAGCACGGGcgactcctggaacagcaacaaaagtggaaccaggaccacgccgctGCGGGACAAGACATAAGGGGAGACACCACGacgatgaacgacaacatcaccaccatgatgcggttctag